The genomic interval CGCTCGACACGAGGGAAAGTCATGAGATCATGGACTATGTACAAAAGTGCTCTTTTATCTTAGAGCAGGCTTTCAATCCGCACGGAATAAACATCGGCGTGAACATCGGCGAGGCCGCCGGGGCCGGAATCAGGGAGCATCTCCATGTGCACCTTGTGCCACGCTGGAACGGAGATCACTCCTTCATGGCCGTCATGTCGGAAACAAGCGTTCTGCCTGAGCATCTGCGCTCGACCTACAAACGCTTGAAGCCTTTTTTCAACAACCTTCAACGGTAGAGGTGATACGGATGCGATATCTCAAAGTGCTGGGTCTGGTAGCCCTTTTCTTTTTCTCCATGCTCTTCTTTGTTCAGAACCATGAAATCCTGATTCAGGAACTGGCGCTGGAACTCAAAGTTTTCGGCTGGCACTATCAGACCGAGGCGGTGCCCTTCTACCTGATCATCCTCATGGCTTTCGTGATCGGTTCCCTGCTCTGCACGTTCTATTTCTTCCTGGAAAAAATCCGCCTGTCCAAGCAGTGCCGCCAGCACAAGAAGGAAGTGGACGCCCTGGAACGCGAAGTCGCATCCCTGCGCCCCAAAACCATGGATGACTACACCACTGCGGAATCCACTGAAAACATCCAGAACTGAAGCATCCGGAACGATCCGTCGTCCACTCTGCTGTCGTGCGTCCCAAGGATCATCCCTTTGGGACGCAATTTTTTTCCTCATACCGGATAAATCATGCATAAAAAAATACTCTCCGTCCTTGAAACCCAGCATCACTGGCTCATCACCGGCGTTGCCGGATTCATCGGCTCCAATCTGCTGGAAACCCTGCTGCGTCATGGACAGAAGGTCACGGGCCTGGACAATTTTTCCACCGGCCACAAGCACAATCTGGACGAAGTGCGCGATAGCGTGACTCCGGAGCAATGGGCCCGCTTCCGATTCATCGAAGGCGACATCCGGGACCTGAATACCTGCATGACCGCGTGCGAGGGCGTGACCTATGTCCTGCATCAGGCCGCGCTCGGCTCGGTGCCCCGCTCCATCGTCGATCCCTTGCTGACCAACGCCAACAACGTGACCGGCTTTCTGAACATGCTGGTCGCCGCCAAGGACAGCAAGGTCGCGCGCTTCGTGTATGCGGCCTCCAGCTCAACCTACGGCGACCATCCCGGCCTGCCCAAGGTCGAGGAGACCATCGGCAAGCCCCTTTCTCCTTACGCCGTGACCAAGTACGTCAATGAACT from Deltaproteobacteria bacterium HGW-Deltaproteobacteria-18 carries:
- a CDS encoding HIT family hydrolase; its protein translation is MKTLHAPWRINYILGPKPDNCVFCLPESTDGDEERFVLHRAENCFVIMNIFPYSSGHLMVTPYRHVSNITALDTRESHEIMDYVQKCSFILEQAFNPHGINIGVNIGEAAGAGIREHLHVHLVPRWNGDHSFMAVMSETSVLPEHLRSTYKRLKPFFNNLQR
- a CDS encoding DUF1049 domain-containing protein, yielding MRYLKVLGLVALFFFSMLFFVQNHEILIQELALELKVFGWHYQTEAVPFYLIILMAFVIGSLLCTFYFFLEKIRLSKQCRQHKKEVDALEREVASLRPKTMDDYTTAESTENIQN
- a CDS encoding LPS biosynthesis protein WbpP, which encodes MHKKILSVLETQHHWLITGVAGFIGSNLLETLLRHGQKVTGLDNFSTGHKHNLDEVRDSVTPEQWARFRFIEGDIRDLNTCMTACEGVTYVLHQAALGSVPRSIVDPLLTNANNVTGFLNMLVAAKDSKVARFVYAASSSTYGDHPGLPKVEETIGKPLSPYAVTKYVNELYAEVFLKAYGMDSVGLRYFNVFGKRQDPEGAYAAVIPKWFASLLRGETVWINGDGETSRDFCFIDNCVQANILAACAEGPEIAGTVFNVAFGQRTTLGELFHLIRDEAAKFMPGCAETLPSHRDFRAGDVRHSLADISRSRRLLGYDPEYGVRDGLAQAGEWYAKKG